One region of Duncaniella freteri genomic DNA includes:
- a CDS encoding terminase gpP N-terminus-related DNA-binding protein, with the protein MATKTKKEREQQREHARLLYMQGEPQKSIAEKVGVSAQTVTKWVAEGGWEQARAAANITRQELVNKIFNSINVLLEDLANDPSPEKTAASADKLVKFAATVERLDKKTSVVDIIEVFMAFSKWLQYRMSFDPNVTPELLKTINHYHDLFISEKLKESF; encoded by the coding sequence ATGGCAACTAAAACCAAAAAGGAACGCGAACAGCAACGCGAACACGCGCGCCTCCTATATATGCAGGGGGAGCCTCAGAAGTCTATTGCTGAAAAAGTCGGCGTATCTGCTCAGACTGTCACAAAATGGGTTGCGGAGGGTGGCTGGGAACAGGCACGAGCCGCCGCCAACATTACGAGACAGGAACTGGTTAATAAAATTTTTAACTCCATAAATGTGTTACTGGAGGATTTGGCAAATGACCCCAGCCCGGAGAAAACAGCCGCCAGCGCTGACAAACTTGTGAAGTTTGCCGCCACTGTTGAACGCCTCGACAAAAAAACTTCCGTGGTTGACATTATAGAGGTATTTATGGCTTTCAGCAAATGGCTGCAATATCGTATGAGCTTCGACCCGAATGTCACCCCGGAACTGCTCAAAACCATTAACCATTATCACGACCTTTTCATCTCTGAAAAATTAAAAGAGTCTTTCTAA